One Calonectris borealis chromosome 16, bCalBor7.hap1.2, whole genome shotgun sequence DNA window includes the following coding sequences:
- the TNRC6A gene encoding trinucleotide repeat-containing gene 6A protein isoform X8 — translation MEERKKRKDDKKKKEAAQKKAIEQKIKVPEQTKTSVSQPQPVTSNGTSTVTSTNNNAKRATANSQQQQTLPRYPPREVPPRFRHQEQKQLLKRGQQLPVIAANLGSTPKVLNGQSGGSTVTNKQPVTNGEVPNSSKKQPGMPPIRDLVSHSPNQSDLNHSGLGSHYENSHWGPVSSNSDSSTNWDKVIVDGSDKEAWPSITGSDPELTSECMDTDSASSSGSERNLVIMASGSTGGENDGIRNGIGHGSQNKFVVGSNSNNVGNGSINGPWGLSHGTIISTCQVSVDAPDSKSESSNNRMNAWGTINSSSNGGLNPSTLNSNGNHGAWPVLENNGHALKGSVGSGNPGTNIQCSTIGQISNSQSINSKVGGSAHGSWGSLQENCDSEVNGTRKISFSGQPQNLNTEMNGPNNTTNFMTSSLPNSAGSVQINELPNNTGHGAWRVSTMNHSQIQASPVTNGTSISHLSNGETKNGGSYGTTWGAYGSNYSGDKCSGANSQANGDTVNATLMQPGISGPGSTNFQINGNKGGGVWEAGTVNSQSMPWGSGNGASAGGSRRGWGNPAQNTGTNISNGEWSKLPSNQHSNESVNGNSRKFTNGWKSTEEDDLNSQSSAASQIAEQNSAWAKTGTGDSEGSSESTGCHEDRVTTEGQNRERRKVDQHALLQSIVNRTDLDPRVLSNSGWGQTPIKQNTAWDTETSPRGERKTDNGTEAWGGSVTQTSSSGGCVDRPSPNNNDTSSVSGWGDPKSATRWGDSKGSNSQGGWEEDSAATVVVKSNQSWGSGKEEKSSWNDAQKIKQGWVDGQKASQGWAVSAGDSWGENSRSNHWGEAKKSSSGGSDSDRSVSGWNEPGKSNSVTWGGNNTNPNNSSGWDEPAKSNQNQGWGDPPKSNQPQGWGDSSKPINSPEWNKQDVGSWGAPSATSKPPGSGWLGGPMPAPAKEEEPTGWEEPSPESIRRKMEIDDGTSAWGDPSKYNYKNVNMWNKNVPNSSSSSDQQAQVHQQLLSSSAMSSKESSSGSGWGEPSTPATTVDNGTSAWGKPMDTGTSWGEPISDAAGTSGWGNASLSQQASNKPGPKSMQDSWCGDDMPLTGSRQTSWEEEEDVEIGMWNSSSSQEANPSLNWPPYMKKMPTKGIMKGGNKQDETWINPFIKQFTNLSFSRESPEETIQSNKMDMSGGLLQDKRMEMDKHGLSVGDYNRVVGKGPGSRPQISKESSMDRGPYFDKNGNPSMFGVGNIAAQPRSMQQPPAQPLNSSQPNPRAQVPPPLLSPQVPVSLLKYAPNNGGLSPLFGPQQVAMLNQLSQLNQLSQISQLQRLLAQQQKAQNQRSMPSGGRQQQEQQGRSLSMQQQMMQQSRQLDPNLLMKQQTPPSQQQSLHQPTMKSFLENVIPHATPELQKGPSPINAFSSFPIGMNSNLNVNMDMNSIKEPQSRLRKWTTVDSISVNTSLEQNSSKHGAISSGFRLEESPFVPYDFMNSSNSPASPPGSIGDGWPRAKSPNGSSSVNWPPEFRPGEPWKGYPNIDPETDPYVTPGSVINNLSINTVREVDHLRDRNSGSSSSLNTTLPSTSAWSSIRASNYNVSLSSTAQSTSVARNSDSKSTWSPGSVTNTSLAHELWKVPLPPKSITAPSRPPPGLTGQKPPLSTWDNSLRLGGGWGNSDARYTPGSSWGESSSGRITNWLVLKNLTPQIDGSTLRTLCMQHGPLITFHLNLPHGNALVRYSSKEEVVKAQKSLHMCVLGNTTILAEFASEEEISRFFAQGQSLTPSPGWQSLGSSQNRLGSIDGSHSFSNRNDLNHWNGAGLSGTSSGDLHGTSLWGSPNYSTSLWGTPSSNDTRGISSPSPINAFLSVDHLGGGGESM, via the exons atggaagaaaggaaaaagagaaaagacgacaagaagaagaaggaagctgCTCAAAAAAAG GCCATTGAACAAAAAATCAAAG TGCCAGAACAAACAAAGACAAGTGTAAGCCAGCCTCAGCCTGTCACCTCTAACGGCACTTCCACAGTAACCAGCACTAATAATAATGCCAAGCGGGCCACAGCCAACAGTCAGCAGCAGCAGACCTTGCCTCGATACCCTCCTCGTGAAGTACCACCGCGATTTCGACACCAGGAACAGAAACAGCTTCTGAAACGAGGTCAGCAGTTACCAGTTATAGCTGCAAACCTGGGATCTACTCCTAAAGTATTAAACGGCCAGTCAGGAGGCAGCACTGTCACAAATAAGCAGCCAGTGACCAACGGAGAAGTGCCgaacagcagcaaaaaacagCCAG GCATGCCTCCCATTCGGGACTTGGTGAGCCACTCCCCTAACCAGTCAG ATCTGAACCACAGTGGTCTAGGATCCCACTATGAAAATTCTCACTGGGGACCAGTCTCTTCAAATAGTGACTCCAGCACAAACTGGGATAAAGTTATTGTAGACGGCTCTGACAAAGAAGCATGGCCATCAATCACTGGCAGTGACCCAGAGTTGACATCAGAATGTATGGACACTGACTCTGCCTCTAGCTCTGGGTCAGAGAGAAACCTTGTTATAATGGCTTCAGGGAGCACAGGTGGTGAAAATGATGGCATTCGAAATGGCATTGGACATGGTTCTCAAAATAAGTTTGTGGTTGGTAGCAACAGCAATAATGTGGGCAATGGAAGTATTAATGGGCCGTGGGGTTTATCCCATGGAACCATAATAAGCACATGTCAAGTTTCTGTGGATGCTCCTGACAGCAAATCTGAAAGTAGCAACAATAGAATGAATGCTTGGGGCACCATAAACTCTTCATCAAATGGAGGGTTAAATCCAAGCACTTTGAATTCAAATGGCAACCATGGTGCCTGGCCTGTATTGGAGAACAATGGACATGCCCTGAAAGGGTCTGTAGGGAGTGGTAATCCTGGCACAAATATTCAGTGCAGTACCATAGGTCAGATATCTAATAGTCAGAGTATTAACTCTAAAGTGGGTGGTTCAGCCCATGGTTCCTGGGGAAGCCTTCAGGAAAATTGTGATTCTGAAGTAAATGGTACAAGGAAGATTTCATTCAGTGGGCAACCTCAAAACCTTAACACTGAAATGAATGGACCAAATAACACTACTAACTTTATGACCTCTAGTTTACCAAACTCTGCTGGTTCAGTGCAGATTAACGAACTGCCTAATAATACAGGGCATGGGGCCTGGCGTGTGAGCACAATGAATCATTCTCAGATTCAGGCCTCTCCAGTTACAAATGGCACTTCCATTTCTCATCTTAGCAATGGTGAGACGAAAAATGGTGGATCTTATGGTACTACATGGGGTGCCTATGGTTCTAATTACTCTGGAGACAAATGTTCAGGCGCAAACAGCCAAGCTAATGGTGACACTGTGAATGCAACTCTAATGCAGCCAGGCATTAGCGGGCCTGGCAGCACTAACTTTCAAATCAATGGGAATAAAGGAGGAGGGGTATGGGAGGCAGGGACAGTCAACTCCCAGAGTATGCCATGGGGAAGTGGAAACGGTGCAAGTGCTGGCGGGAGTAGAAGAGGATGGGGCAACCCTGCACAAAACACTGGCACTAACATTTCAAATGGGGAATGGAGTAAACTGCCTAGTAATCAGCATTCCAATGAAAGTGTGAATGGAAACAGCAGGAAGTTCACAAATGGATGGAAATCTACTGAGGAGGATGACCTTAACAGCCAGAGTTCTGCTGCTTCTCAGATAGCTGAGCAGAACAGCGCATGGGCCAAAACAGGTACGGGGGACAGTGAAGGTAGTTCGGAGAGCACTGGATGTCATGAAGACAGAGTAACTACAGAAGGACAGAATCGAGAGAGAAGGAAAGTTGACCAGCACGCATTACTCCAAAGTATAGTGAACAGAACTGACTTAGATCCACGTGTCCTTTCCAACTCTGGTTGGGGACAGACTCCAATCAAACAGAACACTGCCTGGGATACCGAAACATCACCAAGGGGTGAAAGAAAAACTGACAATGGGACAGAGGCCTGGGGAGGCTCTGTGACACagacttccagctcagggggatgTGTGGATAGACCTAGCCCTAATAATAATGATACCTCATCTGTATCAGGGTGGGGAGATCCAAAGTCTGCTACAAGGTGGGGAGACTCCAAAGGGTCAAACAGCCAAGGGGGGTGGGAAGAAGATTCTGCTGCTACAGTAGTGGTCAAGAGCAATCAATCTTGGGGAAGTGGCAAAGAGGAAAAGTCATCTTGGAATGACGCACAGAAGATCAAACAGGGATGGGTAGATGGACAAAAGGCCAGCCAGGGTTGGGCAGTTTCTGCCGGTGACAGCTGGGGGGAAAATTCAAGAAGTAACCATTGGGGTGAGGCTAAGAAATCCAGTTCAGGAGGTAGCGACAGTGACAGATCAGTGTCTGGTTGGAATGAGCCAGGTAAATCAAATTCTGTTACTTGGGGAGGTAATAATACAAACCCAAATAATTCTTCGGGATGGGATGAGCCTGCAAAGTCTAATCAGAACCAAGGCTGGGGAGACCCTCCTAAATCCAATCAGCCTCAAGGTTGGGGGGATTCATCAAAGCCAATCAACTCTCCAGAATGGAACAAACAAGATGTTGGCTCTTGGGGAGCACCATCTGCCACAAGCAAACCCCCAGGGTCAGGCTGGCTGGGTGGACCGATGCCGGCACCAGCAAAGGAGGAAGAACCCACTGGCTGGGAGGAGCCATCTCCTGAATCAATACGCCGCAAAATGGAAATTGATGATGGAACTTCTGCTTGGGGTGATCCAAGCAAATACAACTACAAAAATGTGAATATGTGGAATAAAAATGTCCCAAACAGTAGCAGCAGTTCAGACCAGCAAGCACAGGTACATCAGCAGCTACTGTCTTCAAGTGCCATGTCTAGCAAGGAGAGCAGTTCGGGTTCTG GTTGGGGAGAGCCTTCTACTCCAGCCACTACTGTAGATAATGGAACTTCAGCGTGGGGTAAACCCATGGATACTGGTACTAGCTGGGGAGAACCCATCAGCGATGCAGCAGGCACCTCTGGCTGGGGAAACGCTTCTCTTAGTCAACAGGCTTCAAATAAACCTG GGCCTAAATCTATGCAAGATAGTTGGTGTGGAGATGATATGCCATTGACAGGCAGTCGTCAGACcagctgggaggaagaggaggatgtaGAGATTGGAATGTGGAACAGCAGTTCTTCACAAGAAGCTAACCCATCTTTAAATTGGCCACCATATATGAAAAAAATGCCCACAAAG gGAATAATGAAAGGTGGAAATAAGCAAGATGAAACATGGATCAATCCATTCATTAAGCAATTCACAAATCTCAGTTTTTCA AGAGAATCACCAGAAGAAACCATACAGAGCAATAAGATGGACATGTCTGGAG GGTTATTGCAAGATAAGCGAATGGAGATGGATAAGCATGGCCTCAGTGTTGGAGATTACAATCGTGTGGTTGGAAAAGGCCCTGGTTCTCGTCCTCAAATTTCCAAAGAGTCTTCCATGGATCGCGGTCCTTACTTTGATAAG AATGGCAATCCCAGTATGTTTGGTGTTGGTAATATAGCAGCACAGCCCAGGAGCATgcagcagcctccagcacaaCCTCTTAATTCATCTCAGCCTAATCCACGTGCTCAAGTGCCTCCTCCATTACTGTCCCCTCAG GTTCCGGTATCATTACTGAAGTATGCACCAAACAACGGTGGCCTGAGCCCACTTTTTGGCCCACAACAGGTAGCCATGTTGAATCAACTGTCCCAGTTAAACCAGCTTTCTCAGATCTCCCAGTTACAG CGGTTGTTGGCTCAGCAGCAAAAAGCGCAGAATCAAAGAAGCATGCCTTCTGGTGGTCGTcaacagcaggagcagcag GGTCGATCTCTTAGTATGCAGCAACAGATGATGCAACAGTCCCGTCAGCTTGATCCAAACCTGTTAATGAAGCAGCAAACTCCACCCTCTCAACAGCAGTCACTCCATCAACCCACCATGAAATCTTTCCTTGAGAATGTCATACCCCATGCTACTCCTGAGCTACAAAAAGGGCCATCACCAATAAATGCATTCAGCAGCTTCCCTATAG GAATGAACTCAAACTTGAATGTAAACATGGATATGAACAGTATTAAAGAGCCACAATCTCGATTGAGGAAATGGACTACAGTAGACAGCATTTCTGTGAACACATCGTTAGAGCAAAACTCCAGCAAACATG gtGCTATTTCAAGTGGTTTTAGGCTGGAAGAGTCTCCATTTGTTCCATATGACTTTATGAACAGCAGTAATTCACCAGCCAGTCCTCCTGGATCTATTGGGGATGGCTGGCCCCGTGCCAAATCGCCTAATGGCTCTAGCAGTGTTAACTGGCCACCAG AGTTTCGTCCTGGTGAGCCATGGAAAGGTTATCCAAACATCGACCCTGAAACTGACCCTTACGTCACTCCTGGCAGTGTCATAAACAATCTTTCAATTAATACTGTGCGGGAAGTTGACCACCTCAGGGACAGGAACAGTG GGTCATCCTCATCTTTGAACACCACGCTGCCTTCAACTAGTGCCTGGTCATCCATTCGTGCCTCCAACTACAATGTTTCCCTCAGCAGTACAGCACAAAGCACTTCAG TAGCCAGAAACAGTGATTCCAAATCAACATGGTCTCCTGGATCAGTCACTAACACCTCTCTGGCTCATGAGCTGTGGAAGGTCCCTTTGCCACCTAAAAGCATCACTGCTCCGTCCCGCCCGCCTCCAGGGCTAACAGGCCAGAAACCACCGTTGTCCACTTGGGATAATTCCCTTCGTTTGGGTGGAGGATGGGGAAATTCTGATGCCAGATATACCCCTG GTTCAAGCTGGGGTGAGAGCAGCTCAGGGAGAATAACAAATTGGCTTGTTCTAAAAAACCTTACACCTCAG ATTGATGGCTCAACCCTGCGTACTCTGTGCATGCAGCACGGTCCACTAATAACATTCCACCTTAACCTCCCACATGGTAATGCTTTGGTCCGTTACAGTTCAAAAGAAGAGGTAGTGAAGGCACAAAAATCTCTGCACAT GTGTGTATTAGGGAACACTACTATTCTTGCTGAGTTTGCCAGTGAAGAGGAGATTAGTCGCTTCTTTGCACAAGGCCAGTCTCTGACTCCGTCTCCTGGCTGGCAATCTCTCGGATCCAGCCAGAACCGACTTGGATCCATTGACGGTTCCCATTCGTTCTCAAACCGTAATGATCTAAATCACTGGAATGGTGCTGGGCTGTCGGGAACTAGCAGTGGAGACCTTCATGGCACTTCACTTTGGGGGAGCCCCAACTATTCCACGAGCCTGTGGGGCACCCCGAGCAGCAATGACACCAGGGGAATTAGCAGCCCATCCCCCATCAACGCTTTCCTTTCTGTTGACCACCTAGGTGGAGGTGGAGAGTCCATGTAA
- the TNRC6A gene encoding trinucleotide repeat-containing gene 6A protein isoform X7, with protein MLGEAATRKCCSGRGFPSCAAGPDPAGLGGRKWRRCCSSSCRALPLRSAGPRPPRAAAPAPGPGRSHAGPDSEHFTYMRELEAKATKEVERKLSRAFLPHLCGTERRDLVQEEEEQLMEERKKRKDDKKKKEAAQKKAIEQKIKDLNHSGLGSHYENSHWGPVSSNSDSSTNWDKVIVDGSDKEAWPSITGSDPELTSECMDTDSASSSGSERNLVIMASGSTGGENDGIRNGIGHGSQNKFVVGSNSNNVGNGSINGPWGLSHGTIISTCQVSVDAPDSKSESSNNRMNAWGTINSSSNGGLNPSTLNSNGNHGAWPVLENNGHALKGSVGSGNPGTNIQCSTIGQISNSQSINSKVGGSAHGSWGSLQENCDSEVNGTRKISFSGQPQNLNTEMNGPNNTTNFMTSSLPNSAGSVQINELPNNTGHGAWRVSTMNHSQIQASPVTNGTSISHLSNGETKNGGSYGTTWGAYGSNYSGDKCSGANSQANGDTVNATLMQPGISGPGSTNFQINGNKGGGVWEAGTVNSQSMPWGSGNGASAGGSRRGWGNPAQNTGTNISNGEWSKLPSNQHSNESVNGNSRKFTNGWKSTEEDDLNSQSSAASQIAEQNSAWAKTGTGDSEGSSESTGCHEDRVTTEGQNRERRKVDQHALLQSIVNRTDLDPRVLSNSGWGQTPIKQNTAWDTETSPRGERKTDNGTEAWGGSVTQTSSSGGCVDRPSPNNNDTSSVSGWGDPKSATRWGDSKGSNSQGGWEEDSAATVVVKSNQSWGSGKEEKSSWNDAQKIKQGWVDGQKASQGWAVSAGDSWGENSRSNHWGEAKKSSSGGSDSDRSVSGWNEPGKSNSVTWGGNNTNPNNSSGWDEPAKSNQNQGWGDPPKSNQPQGWGDSSKPINSPEWNKQDVGSWGAPSATSKPPGSGWLGGPMPAPAKEEEPTGWEEPSPESIRRKMEIDDGTSAWGDPSKYNYKNVNMWNKNVPNSSSSSDQQAQVHQQLLSSSAMSSKESSSGSGWGEPSTPATTVDNGTSAWGKPMDTGTSWGEPISDAAGTSGWGNASLSQQASNKPGPKSMQDSWCGDDMPLTGSRQTSWEEEEDVEIGMWNSSSSQEANPSLNWPPYMKKMPTKGIMKGGNKQDETWINPFIKQFTNLSFSRESPEETIQSNKMDMSGGLLQDKRMEMDKHGLSVGDYNRVVGKGPGSRPQISKESSMDRGPYFDKNGNPSMFGVGNIAAQPRSMQQPPAQPLNSSQPNPRAQVPPPLLSPQVPVSLLKYAPNNGGLSPLFGPQQVAMLNQLSQLNQLSQISQLQRLLAQQQKAQNQRSMPSGGRQQQEQQGRSLSMQQQMMQQSRQLDPNLLMKQQTPPSQQQSLHQPTMKSFLENVIPHATPELQKGPSPINAFSSFPIGMNSNLNVNMDMNSIKEPQSRLRKWTTVDSISVNTSLEQNSSKHGAISSGFRLEESPFVPYDFMNSSNSPASPPGSIGDGWPRAKSPNGSSSVNWPPEFRPGEPWKGYPNIDPETDPYVTPGSVINNLSINTVREVDHLRDRNSGSSSSLNTTLPSTSAWSSIRASNYNVSLSSTAQSTSVARNSDSKSTWSPGSVTNTSLAHELWKVPLPPKSITAPSRPPPGLTGQKPPLSTWDNSLRLGGGWGNSDARYTPGSSWGESSSGRITNWLVLKNLTPQIDGSTLRTLCMQHGPLITFHLNLPHGNALVRYSSKEEVVKAQKSLHMCVLGNTTILAEFASEEEISRFFAQGQSLTPSPGWQSLGSSQNRLGSIDGSHSFSNRNDLNHWNGAGLSGTSSGDLHGTSLWGSPNYSTSLWGTPSSNDTRGISSPSPINAFLSVDHLGGGGESM; from the exons GGATTTAgtgcaagaagaggaagaacagttgatggaagaaaggaaaaagagaaaagacgacaagaagaagaaggaagctgCTCAAAAAAAG GCCATTGAACAAAAAATCAAAG ATCTGAACCACAGTGGTCTAGGATCCCACTATGAAAATTCTCACTGGGGACCAGTCTCTTCAAATAGTGACTCCAGCACAAACTGGGATAAAGTTATTGTAGACGGCTCTGACAAAGAAGCATGGCCATCAATCACTGGCAGTGACCCAGAGTTGACATCAGAATGTATGGACACTGACTCTGCCTCTAGCTCTGGGTCAGAGAGAAACCTTGTTATAATGGCTTCAGGGAGCACAGGTGGTGAAAATGATGGCATTCGAAATGGCATTGGACATGGTTCTCAAAATAAGTTTGTGGTTGGTAGCAACAGCAATAATGTGGGCAATGGAAGTATTAATGGGCCGTGGGGTTTATCCCATGGAACCATAATAAGCACATGTCAAGTTTCTGTGGATGCTCCTGACAGCAAATCTGAAAGTAGCAACAATAGAATGAATGCTTGGGGCACCATAAACTCTTCATCAAATGGAGGGTTAAATCCAAGCACTTTGAATTCAAATGGCAACCATGGTGCCTGGCCTGTATTGGAGAACAATGGACATGCCCTGAAAGGGTCTGTAGGGAGTGGTAATCCTGGCACAAATATTCAGTGCAGTACCATAGGTCAGATATCTAATAGTCAGAGTATTAACTCTAAAGTGGGTGGTTCAGCCCATGGTTCCTGGGGAAGCCTTCAGGAAAATTGTGATTCTGAAGTAAATGGTACAAGGAAGATTTCATTCAGTGGGCAACCTCAAAACCTTAACACTGAAATGAATGGACCAAATAACACTACTAACTTTATGACCTCTAGTTTACCAAACTCTGCTGGTTCAGTGCAGATTAACGAACTGCCTAATAATACAGGGCATGGGGCCTGGCGTGTGAGCACAATGAATCATTCTCAGATTCAGGCCTCTCCAGTTACAAATGGCACTTCCATTTCTCATCTTAGCAATGGTGAGACGAAAAATGGTGGATCTTATGGTACTACATGGGGTGCCTATGGTTCTAATTACTCTGGAGACAAATGTTCAGGCGCAAACAGCCAAGCTAATGGTGACACTGTGAATGCAACTCTAATGCAGCCAGGCATTAGCGGGCCTGGCAGCACTAACTTTCAAATCAATGGGAATAAAGGAGGAGGGGTATGGGAGGCAGGGACAGTCAACTCCCAGAGTATGCCATGGGGAAGTGGAAACGGTGCAAGTGCTGGCGGGAGTAGAAGAGGATGGGGCAACCCTGCACAAAACACTGGCACTAACATTTCAAATGGGGAATGGAGTAAACTGCCTAGTAATCAGCATTCCAATGAAAGTGTGAATGGAAACAGCAGGAAGTTCACAAATGGATGGAAATCTACTGAGGAGGATGACCTTAACAGCCAGAGTTCTGCTGCTTCTCAGATAGCTGAGCAGAACAGCGCATGGGCCAAAACAGGTACGGGGGACAGTGAAGGTAGTTCGGAGAGCACTGGATGTCATGAAGACAGAGTAACTACAGAAGGACAGAATCGAGAGAGAAGGAAAGTTGACCAGCACGCATTACTCCAAAGTATAGTGAACAGAACTGACTTAGATCCACGTGTCCTTTCCAACTCTGGTTGGGGACAGACTCCAATCAAACAGAACACTGCCTGGGATACCGAAACATCACCAAGGGGTGAAAGAAAAACTGACAATGGGACAGAGGCCTGGGGAGGCTCTGTGACACagacttccagctcagggggatgTGTGGATAGACCTAGCCCTAATAATAATGATACCTCATCTGTATCAGGGTGGGGAGATCCAAAGTCTGCTACAAGGTGGGGAGACTCCAAAGGGTCAAACAGCCAAGGGGGGTGGGAAGAAGATTCTGCTGCTACAGTAGTGGTCAAGAGCAATCAATCTTGGGGAAGTGGCAAAGAGGAAAAGTCATCTTGGAATGACGCACAGAAGATCAAACAGGGATGGGTAGATGGACAAAAGGCCAGCCAGGGTTGGGCAGTTTCTGCCGGTGACAGCTGGGGGGAAAATTCAAGAAGTAACCATTGGGGTGAGGCTAAGAAATCCAGTTCAGGAGGTAGCGACAGTGACAGATCAGTGTCTGGTTGGAATGAGCCAGGTAAATCAAATTCTGTTACTTGGGGAGGTAATAATACAAACCCAAATAATTCTTCGGGATGGGATGAGCCTGCAAAGTCTAATCAGAACCAAGGCTGGGGAGACCCTCCTAAATCCAATCAGCCTCAAGGTTGGGGGGATTCATCAAAGCCAATCAACTCTCCAGAATGGAACAAACAAGATGTTGGCTCTTGGGGAGCACCATCTGCCACAAGCAAACCCCCAGGGTCAGGCTGGCTGGGTGGACCGATGCCGGCACCAGCAAAGGAGGAAGAACCCACTGGCTGGGAGGAGCCATCTCCTGAATCAATACGCCGCAAAATGGAAATTGATGATGGAACTTCTGCTTGGGGTGATCCAAGCAAATACAACTACAAAAATGTGAATATGTGGAATAAAAATGTCCCAAACAGTAGCAGCAGTTCAGACCAGCAAGCACAGGTACATCAGCAGCTACTGTCTTCAAGTGCCATGTCTAGCAAGGAGAGCAGTTCGGGTTCTG GTTGGGGAGAGCCTTCTACTCCAGCCACTACTGTAGATAATGGAACTTCAGCGTGGGGTAAACCCATGGATACTGGTACTAGCTGGGGAGAACCCATCAGCGATGCAGCAGGCACCTCTGGCTGGGGAAACGCTTCTCTTAGTCAACAGGCTTCAAATAAACCTG GGCCTAAATCTATGCAAGATAGTTGGTGTGGAGATGATATGCCATTGACAGGCAGTCGTCAGACcagctgggaggaagaggaggatgtaGAGATTGGAATGTGGAACAGCAGTTCTTCACAAGAAGCTAACCCATCTTTAAATTGGCCACCATATATGAAAAAAATGCCCACAAAG gGAATAATGAAAGGTGGAAATAAGCAAGATGAAACATGGATCAATCCATTCATTAAGCAATTCACAAATCTCAGTTTTTCA AGAGAATCACCAGAAGAAACCATACAGAGCAATAAGATGGACATGTCTGGAG GGTTATTGCAAGATAAGCGAATGGAGATGGATAAGCATGGCCTCAGTGTTGGAGATTACAATCGTGTGGTTGGAAAAGGCCCTGGTTCTCGTCCTCAAATTTCCAAAGAGTCTTCCATGGATCGCGGTCCTTACTTTGATAAG AATGGCAATCCCAGTATGTTTGGTGTTGGTAATATAGCAGCACAGCCCAGGAGCATgcagcagcctccagcacaaCCTCTTAATTCATCTCAGCCTAATCCACGTGCTCAAGTGCCTCCTCCATTACTGTCCCCTCAG GTTCCGGTATCATTACTGAAGTATGCACCAAACAACGGTGGCCTGAGCCCACTTTTTGGCCCACAACAGGTAGCCATGTTGAATCAACTGTCCCAGTTAAACCAGCTTTCTCAGATCTCCCAGTTACAG CGGTTGTTGGCTCAGCAGCAAAAAGCGCAGAATCAAAGAAGCATGCCTTCTGGTGGTCGTcaacagcaggagcagcag GGTCGATCTCTTAGTATGCAGCAACAGATGATGCAACAGTCCCGTCAGCTTGATCCAAACCTGTTAATGAAGCAGCAAACTCCACCCTCTCAACAGCAGTCACTCCATCAACCCACCATGAAATCTTTCCTTGAGAATGTCATACCCCATGCTACTCCTGAGCTACAAAAAGGGCCATCACCAATAAATGCATTCAGCAGCTTCCCTATAG GAATGAACTCAAACTTGAATGTAAACATGGATATGAACAGTATTAAAGAGCCACAATCTCGATTGAGGAAATGGACTACAGTAGACAGCATTTCTGTGAACACATCGTTAGAGCAAAACTCCAGCAAACATG gtGCTATTTCAAGTGGTTTTAGGCTGGAAGAGTCTCCATTTGTTCCATATGACTTTATGAACAGCAGTAATTCACCAGCCAGTCCTCCTGGATCTATTGGGGATGGCTGGCCCCGTGCCAAATCGCCTAATGGCTCTAGCAGTGTTAACTGGCCACCAG AGTTTCGTCCTGGTGAGCCATGGAAAGGTTATCCAAACATCGACCCTGAAACTGACCCTTACGTCACTCCTGGCAGTGTCATAAACAATCTTTCAATTAATACTGTGCGGGAAGTTGACCACCTCAGGGACAGGAACAGTG GGTCATCCTCATCTTTGAACACCACGCTGCCTTCAACTAGTGCCTGGTCATCCATTCGTGCCTCCAACTACAATGTTTCCCTCAGCAGTACAGCACAAAGCACTTCAG TAGCCAGAAACAGTGATTCCAAATCAACATGGTCTCCTGGATCAGTCACTAACACCTCTCTGGCTCATGAGCTGTGGAAGGTCCCTTTGCCACCTAAAAGCATCACTGCTCCGTCCCGCCCGCCTCCAGGGCTAACAGGCCAGAAACCACCGTTGTCCACTTGGGATAATTCCCTTCGTTTGGGTGGAGGATGGGGAAATTCTGATGCCAGATATACCCCTG GTTCAAGCTGGGGTGAGAGCAGCTCAGGGAGAATAACAAATTGGCTTGTTCTAAAAAACCTTACACCTCAG ATTGATGGCTCAACCCTGCGTACTCTGTGCATGCAGCACGGTCCACTAATAACATTCCACCTTAACCTCCCACATGGTAATGCTTTGGTCCGTTACAGTTCAAAAGAAGAGGTAGTGAAGGCACAAAAATCTCTGCACAT GTGTGTATTAGGGAACACTACTATTCTTGCTGAGTTTGCCAGTGAAGAGGAGATTAGTCGCTTCTTTGCACAAGGCCAGTCTCTGACTCCGTCTCCTGGCTGGCAATCTCTCGGATCCAGCCAGAACCGACTTGGATCCATTGACGGTTCCCATTCGTTCTCAAACCGTAATGATCTAAATCACTGGAATGGTGCTGGGCTGTCGGGAACTAGCAGTGGAGACCTTCATGGCACTTCACTTTGGGGGAGCCCCAACTATTCCACGAGCCTGTGGGGCACCCCGAGCAGCAATGACACCAGGGGAATTAGCAGCCCATCCCCCATCAACGCTTTCCTTTCTGTTGACCACCTAGGTGGAGGTGGAGAGTCCATGTAA